In a genomic window of Magnolia sinica isolate HGM2019 chromosome 14, MsV1, whole genome shotgun sequence:
- the LOC131225629 gene encoding DNA replication complex GINS protein SLD5: MASGSAEAFWSEEDPASIAETTDVELLKRAWRNEKAAPEILPFQSSLVHRSREQIQLLEETVEEFAGNGSDDLIVSLYQMDLDRMLFLLRSYLRIRLLKIEKYMLHISKTQLWNRLSEQEQKFAKRCTDIMEKHLEQSVLSRLPYGYQSILKQSISSEEDDMVPEPQLDTFVFCKSKGSIGAFQLDDTGDEIVDLVADDLYVLRYKSIKGLVEGGRIDLV; the protein is encoded by the exons atggcgTCGGGATCTGCAGAAGCGTTTTGGAGCGAAGAAGATCCAGCTTCGATCGCGGAGACGACGGACGTCGAGCTCCTGAAGAGGGCATGGCGGAACGAGAAGGCCGCTCCTGAAATTCTACCCTTCCAGTCCAGCTTGGTCCACCGATCAAGGGAACAGATCCAATTGCTG GAAGAAACTGTGGAGGAATTTGCAGGAAATGGTAGCGACGATCTCATCGTATCCCTTTACCAGATGGACTTGGACCGCATGCTCTTCCTTTTAAGATCATACCTTCGGATTCGCCTCCTAAAG ATTGAGAAGTACATGCTTCACATTTCAAAAACTCAACTTTGGAACCGCCTTTCTGAACAAGAACAGAAGTTTGCCAAAAG GTGTACTGATATTATGGAGAAGCATCTTGAACAATCTGTACTATCACGGTTGCCTTATGGTTATCAGTCCATTCTGAAGCAATCCATCTCTAGTGAAGAGGACGACATGG TTCCAGAGCCCCAGTTGGACACCTTCGTCTTCTGCAAAAGCAAGGGATCCATTGGAGCATTCCAGCTGGATGACAC CGGTGATGAGATTGTGGACCTAGTCGCTGATGACCTTTACGTCCTCCGCTACAAGTCGATAAAGGGGCTTGTGGAAGGTGGGCGGATCGATCTTGTCTGA